TCATAATTTCCTaatttatgtatatttgacGTCAATTACAGAAAATACATGTGTATCAATGTGTTGATTAACGTATTAACTGCCTATGAGTCTTTGTACTGCCAAAATGAAGTGTTAACATTGTTtatgtgcaataaaactgggaggattaaaatgttttttttacagcaatGTACAAGCAGCGTACAGTTACATAATGAAAAAGTCCTTTAAACAATATTGTATATTGATGACTTATTTCATTTGTCGATTATTTTGTATTCCTTCAAAAGTGGGCTAATTGTTGGATTTGTTGGTTATTTAGTGTTTTCTTTTAGCTTTGTGGATGAAATGTGGTTTGAGTTGAAAAGGtaccagattttttttattgatccgTAGAATATAATAAAGAACCTGTCGAACAgtacaatataataaaaaaacttttatacTCTGATATTATATTTCCCCATAAGCATTTCTTTATAGTGCACTCTTTATTTACTGCACTTTATTGTTTTGCCAGAAGGTGGCGCCTGAGACAACGTTCCACAAAATATGCTTTGCAGCGTTTATCACTTTGGAAGGGTTGGGTTGATCGTTTAAAATCCATATTTTATAGTCCCAAATCCATATTCTTTATTAGCCAATATTAGCTAATAGTACCACACATTTCTTTTGTCATAGAACAACaccattatttttaattaagtcatGTCATTatttaatgatataaaatattttgaagttttatttaaagtgattgtttACCCAAAAGTACtcaacagaatgtttattttgggggaactatcactttaaggtttaatgtttttacaatttactgCTACTCAATTTGCTTTTCAACCAGATTTCAGACTAGATGAATTTTTATAAGAAAGATGTGCATTCTGTGTTGTCTGAACAAAAACCAgatacaaataaaaatcaaaaccactttaaatataaattgtgattTATATGGCAATGGCCCTTATACTGCACTTTTTTATtgtctaaagaacctttttccacaacaaagaactttttgtaaacaaaaagtTTTCTCATGCagcaagaaaaccaaaaaatatatatgatcGTCCACATACTATGTGCTATAATACCTCCATTAtaagttgtttttaatatgtaatttttcTGTTTAACATAAAGACTGCAACAATGACAAGCTATGCTTCTGCtacacagtttattttaaatgatgacattttcatATGTGTAAGGTTTCATTTGACTCCGCCATAAAAAGAcatcaaaacataaaaaatgacaagagCAGAAAAGTGCTGCTTACAACAATAAATTAATGTCACTGTCAACCAAAGTCAAGGTACAAAAGAATATTGTGACCTGCGGTGCCCAAGGCTTTATGTACCAGACAGACATGATTGATTCATTTAATGGAGCCAACTACAAAGAAATCTAATGACATCACTTCATAATTTTTCCTGTTCCATGAACACTAGCCTCCTTACTGTTAAACTCTAGTCCAATCTAGACAATCAGCTTGTGTATGAACCCAACACAGAAGACACTTCATGAGTAAAGATGCAATGTCAATGTTAACTGCATATGTTTTACATATGTGTTTATGCTTAGAAACACTCATTGCCATCCAAAGTCCATGCCCGCCATTTGATAAAACTTAAGATTATGCGGCTGGTAAAATTCCCTAAGTTTCAGAATGACCTCTGGGTCAATTTTAGGGTGAGTTCTTCCTTTGGTTTGCCCCAAACAGTGGGGTTTGCTACTGCCCTCTGGCTTTTTGAGGCATGGAAACCCCTTTGTCTTGTTAAAGTAAAAGTGTTTGTCTCTAATGATCCTTTGCAAACCGAGAAAGTCTTGCACGCGTCCCAGTTCGCCAGCCGGGTCGCTTATCAGCCTCTCGCCGTGGACGAAATGAATCTTGGTGAGCGGAAAGTAGGCCAACCAACGCTCCAAGTGCTTGGCGTATAGTCCGATGTACAGCGGGCTCCAAAGAGAGTCTATCTGACCCGTGGATCTGTTCTTAAACGTCAGGTTCTCAAAACTGGGGATATCAGGGGTCTTGGAGATGATCTGGGTGTAATCCGAAATGGCGCGGGTGATTGGGTCTCGCACCACCACGATTAGCTTGATGTCCCGTGACATGGCGTGGATGCGAGCTGGGGTCTCCGGGGTGACAAAATATCTGGGTGTCTTCTCCATTACAATTTGGCCATCTAGAGCTTTGGGCATCACACTCCTAAAAGAGAGAAATGTTAGAAATTTATTCAAACATACTTTTGTTTCACTTACTGCTGTGAATCTTGTATTTAGCTGTTACCAATTACTTTTTTACTTAAGATTGCCAACACAGTATTGATTGTCCAACCCACatcaccccccccccctccAGTACCGGCATCAGAAGAAGCTTTTAGCACAGCAAAACCCAAATAATGAGGTGACCCACGGTCCACTGTGTCTCTTATTGGCTGTAAATGAGAAGTCAGGCAGCTCCCAGAGTGTTGGAAATGTGCATTGGTAATGCAGCTTATCGTGCAGATGTGAAACCAGCATCAATCACAGAGGGTTACCAACATACACGGAAAAACAAATGGAATTCATGCATCTCTTTCCTACCACCGGCAGATGGGACTCATTTGTTTTAAGAGGCTCGTCGGCCCGCTGGGTTTAATGGTCCACCTGCACCCCACCTGCCTTTACAGCATGACCACATCCAATGTCTATTTGAAGGACTGCAAGACACAATATCCAGCTTTGAGAAGTTAAATTAGGTCCTGCTTCTAAAAATAGCAACCGTGTGTAAAAGCCAGAACAGAGCAACAGTAAGCACAAGACCAAGCCAATAACAAAGAATATCTCCTCAGCCAAAACAAATGATTTTGGTGGCACACTTGGTATTAAAGGGATCATGTCATGAGATACCTAAATTTTgacagattttcttttttcagatAAAGTAGATTATAGGGAGCTTCTGTAACAAAAATGGTACCAATTGTAAAAGAAAGGATGGAAAATTGACAGGTAAACTAAATTATGactttacattttgtaaattcACAACCATTTCACAAGGTGGCTTATTGTGAACTGTAcaaaaaatgtgcaattatAAAGTGGTGCAGAGATGACGTACCTTTGTAAGCCAATACAGAGGTTAGCGCCGCACTGGTTCTCTTAACCGAAAGCCTATGGATTttccccatagacttttggaggATCGCAAAAAAATAAGCTGttattaacaaaggtttatgatactTACACGTTTTGTGTATCTAGATAATATTTACAAAGTAAcaaaatatttgctatttttaaagCCTATACACAATCGGCAGAAggaaaaagctaacatgaggctatCCACCTTTTTCGCAATGTGCGAAATTACCCATTATGCCTTGCGTATGCACATACTGTAGGGCTGATGCTTAAGACTTCCGGTTCGCCGCTTGATCCCATTAGTTAGGCATTACTGAGTTAGCTTGAAAGCTTTTAAACTGACATTATAAtactttaatgtaatttaaaacagCATAATGTCAAAGAGATGTGTCTAAATTATTTCACAGGGGTGTCGAgcgttgtgtcgagccaacagatggggttcgctcttgagaacctatcaacttctgactagtttagaaaaggccaatgaaattggcgaattaaatttgcatgccggactccgaccccagatatccgggtataaaagggagacggtgtgctgcattcattcaccttttgttcttcggagccttgacactgatcgacttcgagacttcacaCTCtatgccgaattactgctggaatcttatgacgtggtgcagcggactgtcccttcctgcagcgacttcccctgggcgtcttggcagttccagaagtgtttgaatttttttctataaaagagcaaatttctccagcgtggcatgtcccgctgttctcatgagtgcaacacactcatcgaggagggggacggacacgatatctgcttccagtacgctggggcagacgttatGGATACGTCcagcccgcactgcgggcggttgacgattcagacgttgcgtcatgggtggctgtgttcccacgggactcagccaccacctcatctgcTCCCCATTccatgacggcaggactacggccctgccgtccgctacggcaagcagcgagggtgatatgaggattactgtgagtgttaatccaccagccactggctcacggaccgttcgcacctcatttcgctcgtctgaccgttccccaggagacggtcccaccgtcttgttcctcaaccacgtattcagaaacggtgcgtgataatGATAAGATgccccttgcagcatcggggggtgacgtactgccatccgactccggcgattcctcggagctccctccctcggggggtcgagcccaggaagaagcagacgtcaaaatgtcagccatgctttcccgggccgccatgaGCTCGTGGCAagatacatggtgcctcgggtttgagtgcggctccaagccgcgcccgcccccagtgccgtatttaccggaagtgcatgagtaACTTAGTAAGAACTGGAAcaccccctttccggcacgttcacgtcaaacaagttctgtcttctctcagtcgacagtgcgttgtgctgcattatcgccaggcaggtaagtcagcagagccaatctcctccccgggggcttccccacggcaaggaatccacactgccagccatcgaaccaccataggtcgatgaagcagatcgtacccctagccccggtctcggaccctgggagcctgactagagcccccaaaccgtcacagtggctacgggatacgatccatcTCAGCTACACGATCTAACTCACCAGATGCCCGCTCaagttcggggcatcctctcaacctcagtcagaggctaggatgctcccatgcttcgggccagggtcgtcacccctctggcaagcgatcatgctcgtccctctagccaagatgttcaacgggttttgcagcccgtacttcatctcTCCCAaaaaaaggggggttgctagatctgtgtaccctgaataggcacctactcaagctgccgttcaggatgctcacgcggaagcgcatcctggcatctaccagatgtcaagattggttcatggcaatcgacctgaaggacgcttactttcatgtctcgctttcgagggcgggcatatcagtacagagtcctccctttcgatctatccctgtccccacgagtcttcacgaagatcgtggaagccgccctcactcccctcggggagagaggtgtgcgggtaataaactatctcgacgactggctcatctgggcacactcgcgagatctgttgtatacacacagggacctagtgctccggcacctagatagtttgggaccacaggtcaaccgagaaaagagcaagctctcccctatgcagagcatcctctttctcggtatggaactcgactctgtctccatgacagcgtggtTGActcagagcgcgctcagtcagtgttgaactgcctgaaacacttcaggcagtcagcggtccccctgaaacaatttcagatgctcctgggtacatggcatcctcagtgggggtggtccccctcaggttgatgcacatgcaaccgctccaacactggctacagagtcgtgttccctggagagcgtggcacaccggcagcaggcatatggtcatcacgactctctgccgacgcaccctaaccccctggggttggggtgccgtgtgcatcgggcacgcagtgttgaggcggtggacgggcccctgcctgtgctggcatatcaactgcctagagttgttggctgtgctacttgaactgaagaggctgcagcctctcgtgcagggcaagcgcgtgctggtccggtcggacagcacaactgctgtggcgtatatcaatagACAgcgtggcattcgctcacggcagttaacacgactcgcctgacgcctcctcctgtggagtcagcaggtgatcagctccctgcgagccacacatatcccaggcgacctgaactagacagccgatgcgctctctcatcagtcgacgcctcgtggagagtggcgactccattcccgcgcagtccggctcatatgggagcagttccgCCCGGTGTAGGTGTTCTCTCCCCAGACTGCTCCCATTGCCCTcttgggtactccctgaccgagggacccctcggcacggataccctagcgcacagcaGGCCGCGgggcaagcggaagtatgcTTTCCCCCGAGTGAGCCtgattgcacaggtcttgtgcaaggccagggaagaggagcatcaagtggtactagttgcgccgtatcaaccggacttggttctcggagctaatgctcttgacaacaactccctaTAGTAGGTTGTGgcctctgtagcgtttttcccccaggggggaataatgcttacccagtggccattacggtgccgggcggcttctcactGTTAGAGAATCGAGGCCTACGCCAGTGACGGCCGATGGCAGGGgattcccaccttttcttcaaaaagctctgggaccccctacctctccactggacggttacaatttcgtgcTAGCGCTCatgtctgactcgcccaggcaagtcagcgtcgctccgctagtgattgtgatgcggcacagcactgtggcgttttccataggaaccccatctgtcggctcgacacaacatcgagagaccgacagaaagggaacgtcttggttacggatgtaacctcagttccctgatggagggaatgagacgttgtgtccttcttgccacaacgctggccgcccgccgcagcggtcgagggatgctcagctcctcagaccaaaaggtgaatgaatgcagcacgccgtctcccttttatacccggatatccgagGGCGGAGTCcgacatgcaaatttcattcgccaatttcattggccttttctaaactagtcagaagttgataggttctcaagagcgaaccccatatgtcggctcgacacaacatctcgttccctcgatcagggaacgtcttggttacggatgtaacctcggttccctgatggagggaacgaaacGTTGTGTTGcagcggctgctgatggggcgatggtctcctcttcgctgtctcctccagggggggccgcctgagtgggggacgccagagctggagggtgtcgaagaggaccagggctgctgggaagcagacagtgcacgggactcaaCGGCCGAGGCGGCCAAGTCgtggcacggaggactgcttctttactgtcgagaaccctccgggggaggggATCTCGCGCCCCCcaacgggcggggggtgagcagagccactgcggctcgacagtaacaccaaccagcccccccccttgcgagacgggtgcgtcgagaaagcggaccttcacggcgttactcatctacgcaaggatcggccagaggagtttctcatggaccacaagtgtggacatcgtccgacccagggcccgcgtggtcaccttggtcgtcCGTAGaacgaggtcggtggcggcacggagttcctgcataagcgctgggtcggtcttaccctcgtggagctctctcaacgccctggcctggcaggagccatagcgtggagagaggaggcagcttggtccgccgcaatgtaagctctcgacaccagagatgccgagaccccacatgctttggacgggagtctaggtcgagccccccaggtggctgcctcctacgggcacgagtgcaccgcggcggcatactccacctgggggacaacaacgtatcctccagctgtctcaacctcgagggaagagagggtgacagaactttgtttgacgtgaaacgtgccagAAAGGGGGTTCCTCATgcactaagttcctcatgcacttccggtaaacacggcactgggggcgggcgcagcttggagccgcgctcaaaccctaggcgccatgtagccagccgcgagcgccgggagaggcagtgagggc
Above is a window of Triplophysa rosa unplaced genomic scaffold, Trosa_1v2 scaffold62_ERROPOS2744091, whole genome shotgun sequence DNA encoding:
- the LOC130551089 gene encoding heparan sulfate glucosamine 3-O-sulfotransferase 3B1-like; this encodes MPKALDGQIVMEKTPRYFVTPETPARIHAMSRDIKLIVVVRDPITRAISDYTQIISKTPDIPSFENLTFKNRSTGQIDSLWSPLYIGLYAKHLERWLAYFPLTKIHFVHGERLISDPAGELGRVQDFLGLQRIIRDKHFYFNKTKGFPCLKKPEGSSKPHCLGQTKGRTHPKIDPEVILKLREFYQPHNLKFYQMAGMDFGWQ